DNA from Pseudoalteromonas sp. MEBiC 03607:
AATGGCGCGCTCAAACATGAGTTTGGAGCGAATCGAGTTATTACGCGAGTTAACCCTTGAGCTACACACTGACCTTACTAAAACGGATCTTACAAAAGACTGACCTTACCAAAGGCTAATCTTCTACTAAACATACCAAGGTGCCCTCAATAGCACGAACATACGCATAATGCTGGGCGTCTTTTTTAGTTGGCGGACACAATGGCTCAGCGCCAGCAAGCACTGCTTTATCGTAACTTTCTACTAAATTATGGCAGCTGAACCTTAGCTCAAAACCAAGTGCAGGTTGCTTAGGGTGGGCACGAATATACCCTTGCTTAAAATACGATTGCGCATGCGGATGGGTTGCAAAAGCAAGCTTAACAGGCCCTGTAACAAGTTCACCGTAATCGGCATCATCACTGATATGATTGGTATTAAAACCAAATGCTTGATAGTAAAAGTCGAGTACTTCTTCTACGTTATCGACGTAAATAACCTGACTTAAAAAGTCCATTTATGTTGCTCTATTTATTGTTCGTTTATTAAATAAAGCATAGTTTTAGTAATAAAAAAACCTTGTAAGTCATACTCACAAGGTTTTTTTTAATACTTTACACTTAGTTTAGCAATTGGCTACGACTTGTTGCGATTTTCTTTCGCAAACGCACGGATTTTACGTTTTTGCGATAAGGTCACTTTGTTAGTACGACCAGCGTAAGGGTTGTCGCCTTCTCTAAATTCAATTTTGATTGGCGTACCCATGATATTTAATGCTTTGCGATAATAGTTCATTAAGTAGCGTTTATAGCTATCAGGTAAGTCATGAACTTGGTTACCGTGGATCACGATACGTGGTGGGTTATAGCCACCTGCGTGAGCATATTTAAGTTTAACACGACGACCGCGAACAAGTGGCGGTTGGTGATCGGCTTGTGCCATATCCATGATACGACGCAGCATAGCTGTGCTAATACGTTTAGTTGCTGACTCGTAGGCTTCGTCTACTGACTCAAATAGGTGACCCACACCTGTGCCGTGTAAGGCAGAGATAAAATGCAAACGTGCAAAATCGATAAAGCCCAAGCGGCGGTCAAGCTCTGACTTAATACGCTCTTTAACGTAATCATCAAGGCCGTCCCACTTATTTACAGCAACAACTAAAGAACGCCCTGCATTTAAAGCAAAGCCTAGTAGGCTTAAGTCTTGATCAGAAATACCTTCGCGCGCATCAACCACTAGTAACACGACGTTGGCATCTTCGATTGCTTGTAATGTTTTAATAACTGAGAACTTCTCAACAACATCACTTACTTTTTTACGCTTACGAACACCTGCGGTATCGATAAGGATGTATTCTTTATCGTTACGTGTCATCGGAATATAGATAGAGTCACGGGTGGTACCCGGCATATCGTAAACGATTACACGTTCTTCACCTAAGATACGGTTTGTAAGTGTTGACTTACCAACATTAGGGCGACCGATAATAGCAAGCTTTATAGGCTTGTCGGCAAAGGCTTGCTCGCTGTTTTCGCCTTCTTCATCTTCGCTGTAAAGATCAATTAGTTCGTCATCACTTTCTTCAAGCTCTTCACTTTCGCTTGCAAGTTCAGCAATAACAGGCTGTAAAGTCGTATCAAGGAGTTGCGTGATACCACGGCCGTGAGCCGCTGCAATATGATGCACTTCACCTAGGCTTAATTGATAGAATTCAGCACAATATGAGTCTGCATCAATACCGTCTACTTTATTTGCTACAACAAAACATTTCTTTTGTTGTTTGCGTAGATGGTTAGCAATCGCTTGGTCGGCAGCAGTCATACCTGCGCGAGCATCAACTAAAAATAACACGATATCGGCTTCTTCAATCGCTAATAGCGACTGCTCAGCCATTTCGGTTTCAATACCTTGCTCAGAGCCGTCAATACCACCCGTGTCTACCACGATAAATTCATAGCCATCGTAGTCAGCTTGGCCATATTTTCTATCTCGTGTTAAGCCTGGAAAGTCGGCTACGAGGGCGTCACGAGTACGTGTTAAACGGTTAAATAATGTGGATTTGCCCACATTGGGTCGCCCAACAAGAGCGATCACGGGAAGCATAAACTACCTCTTAAAAAAACAACAAAAGGCTTCGCCAAGCGAAGCCTTAGAAAAATAACGTTTACTATTAGTAAGTTAGTTTGGGATTTTAACCGCGCTAACTTCACCATCTCGGGTGTATAAAATTAATTTGTCACCGGCAACAACAGGCTCTATAAAGAAGCCTGAGCTGTCAAAGTCTTCGCGCGATACAAGCTCACCCGTTTCTTTGTCTAACCAGTGCAGGTTACCTTCTTGGTCACCCAGTGCTAAATACTTACCAGCCACAGTTGGGCCTGTTAAGTACCAGCCGCGTAGTGCCGGTTGGCTCCAACGCTCAATACCTGATGTCTTATCTAGACCGTAAACAACGCCATCGCTATCAACTACATAGATAGACTGGCTATCCATAGATAAATCACGGTAGCTGCTATATTCACGTTTCCAAACAACATTACCAGAACGAATATCAACAGCGGCTAAATTACCATTATAGGCAATTGCGTAAGCATATGGGCCACTGATCAGTGCTTGAGTATCCACATCAACTAAACGCTCAAATTCAGATGCCCCTTTTGGTGTGGCAATTTCAGCACTCCATGCAGAGTAACCGTTTTCTGAAATTAGTACGCTTAGCTTGCCTGTTTCAAGGCCAAGTAATACACCACCATTTGCGACGGTTGGTGAGCTTTGGCCACGCAATGTTAGCGGTGGTACTTCTTGTTCAAAGCGCCAGCGCTCTTCACCTGTATCTGGGTGCACAGCTAATAATTTGCCAGAAGCTAAGTTTACAAAAATTAGGCCATCGCCTGCAGCTGGTTTAGCAAGTACTTCGCCAGGCATTGTTTTGCGCCAAACAATTTCACCGGTTTCGCGATCAAGGGCTGTTAAATAGCCGTGTTCAGAGCCAATATAAATCTTGCCGTAAGCTTGTAAAATACCACCCGATAATTTGGCACTTTCAGTGGTTTCCCAAGGCCAAAAAGATGCATTTTCACGTACGTCTGTTTGCCATAGC
Protein-coding regions in this window:
- a CDS encoding VOC family protein, which gives rise to MDFLSQVIYVDNVEEVLDFYYQAFGFNTNHISDDADYGELVTGPVKLAFATHPHAQSYFKQGYIRAHPKQPALGFELRFSCHNLVESYDKAVLAGAEPLCPPTKKDAQHYAYVRAIEGTLVCLVED
- the der gene encoding ribosome biogenesis GTPase Der, yielding MLPVIALVGRPNVGKSTLFNRLTRTRDALVADFPGLTRDRKYGQADYDGYEFIVVDTGGIDGSEQGIETEMAEQSLLAIEEADIVLFLVDARAGMTAADQAIANHLRKQQKKCFVVANKVDGIDADSYCAEFYQLSLGEVHHIAAAHGRGITQLLDTTLQPVIAELASESEELEESDDELIDLYSEDEEGENSEQAFADKPIKLAIIGRPNVGKSTLTNRILGEERVIVYDMPGTTRDSIYIPMTRNDKEYILIDTAGVRKRKKVSDVVEKFSVIKTLQAIEDANVVLLVVDAREGISDQDLSLLGFALNAGRSLVVAVNKWDGLDDYVKERIKSELDRRLGFIDFARLHFISALHGTGVGHLFESVDEAYESATKRISTAMLRRIMDMAQADHQPPLVRGRRVKLKYAHAGGYNPPRIVIHGNQVHDLPDSYKRYLMNYYRKALNIMGTPIKIEFREGDNPYAGRTNKVTLSQKRKIRAFAKENRNKS
- the bamB gene encoding outer membrane protein assembly factor BamB yields the protein MKKLTAATLALCIATLTGCSSSDDEEELVLPQIVNQFETDVVWQESIGDGVQHYFSRLTPAVHDDVVYVANREGLVEALSLENGNTLWQTDVRENASFWPWETTESAKLSGGILQAYGKIYIGSEHGYLTALDRETGEIVWRKTMPGEVLAKPAAGDGLIFVNLASGKLLAVHPDTGEERWRFEQEVPPLTLRGQSSPTVANGGVLLGLETGKLSVLISENGYSAWSAEIATPKGASEFERLVDVDTQALISGPYAYAIAYNGNLAAVDIRSGNVVWKREYSSYRDLSMDSQSIYVVDSDGVVYGLDKTSGIERWSQPALRGWYLTGPTVAGKYLALGDQEGNLHWLDKETGELVSREDFDSSGFFIEPVVAGDKLILYTRDGEVSAVKIPN